The proteins below come from a single Malus sylvestris chromosome 3, drMalSylv7.2, whole genome shotgun sequence genomic window:
- the LOC126616912 gene encoding 30S ribosomal protein S10, chloroplastic-like produces MAVSSMSSILIPSLPLSNSSAFPTSKPKLSSFALPSANNALKRRASRPSQSSNRVYAAPEVLESQETLIPPPETLEVGSSETPSTSSLSIGEDGDKASPKQKIRIKLRSYFVPLIEDSCKQIMDAARNTNAKTMGPVPLPTKKRIYCVLKSPHVHKDARFHFEIRTHQRLIDILYPTAQTIDSLMQLDLPAGVDVEVKL; encoded by the exons ATGGCAGTTTCTTCTATGTCTTCAATCCTAATTCCTTCACTTCCTCTCTCCAATTCTTCTGCATTTCCGACTTCCAAGCCAAAGCTTTCTTCTTTCGCTTTGCCCTCGGCCAACAATGCCTTAAAGCGCAGAGCTTCAAGACCCTCACAGTCATCCAATAGGGTTTATGCCGCTCCTGAAGTCTTGGAGTCCCAGGAAACCCTAATCCCACCTCCAGAAACCCTcgag GTTGGAAGTTCAGAGACCCCGAGTACTTCATCACTCAGTATTGGTGAAGATGGAGATAAG GCCTCACCCAAGCAGAAAATCAGGATTAAACTGAGGTCTTACTTTGTGCCATTGATAGAAGATTCCTGCAAGCAGATAATGGATGCTGCTAGGAACACGAATGCGAAAACAATGGGTCCTGTACCCTTGCCAACTAAAAAGCGAATCTACTGTGTTCTCAAATCTCCCCATGTCCACAAGGATGCAAGGTTCCATTTTGAGATTCGTACCCACCAACGCCTCATTGATATTCTATACCCAACTGCACAAACAATAGATTCCTTAATGCAACTTGACCTTCCTGCTGGAGTTGATGTGGAGGTCAAACTGTGA
- the LOC126615537 gene encoding serine acetyltransferase 1, chloroplastic-like: MKVPVITRALFKASPVLSTPKVLSPHFSIRSNSQAPSTPMAACIHTQRHPLCWDSNRSTSDEDGYHFMKFCRRSFSDQVSCTPISQNRTKTTQTRIIVEDLDPDEDLWLRMQDEARSDIDEEPTLSDYYYTSILSHASLESALAHHLSVKLSNPSLSCATLVDIFMGVFAQDQEVVGAVKDDLRAVKERDPACVSYTHCLLNFKGFLACQAHRAAHKLWLQGRKVLALLIQNRVSEIFAVDIHPGAKIGSGILLDHATGLVVGETAVIGNNVSILHSVTLGGTGKASGDRHPKIGDGVLIGAGTCILGNIRIGEGAKIGAGSVVIKEVPARTTVVGNPAKLLGGKNPVKLDKMPSFTMDHTSNIAEWYDYVV, encoded by the coding sequence ATGAAAGTTCCGGTCATAACTCGGGCCCTGTTTAAGGCCTCCCCTGTTCTCTCAACTCCTAAAGTCCTCTCCCCTCACTTCTCTATCCGCTCAAATTCTCAAGCCCCCTCGACTCCCATGGCTGCCTGCATCCACACTCAAAGGCACCCACTTTGTTGGGATTCAAACAGGTCCACATCCGACGAAGACGGCTACCATTTCATGAAGTTCTGCCGCCGCAGTTTCTCTGATCAAGTTTCCTGCACACCCATTTCCCAGAATCGCACGAAAACAACTCAGACGCGGATAATCGTGGAGGATCTCGACCCAGATGAAGATCTATGGCTCAGAATGCAGGATGAAGCTCGCTCGGATATTGATGAAGAACCCACCTTGTCAGATTACTATTACACTTCGATTCTGTCGCATGCTTCTCTGGAAAGTGCTTTAGCCCACCATCTGTCTGTGAAATTAAGCAATCCTAGCCTCTCCTGTGCGACCCTAGTGGATATTTTCATGGGGGTGTTCGCACAGGATCAGGAAGTGGTCGGGGCCGTGAAGGATGATCTGAGGGCGGTGAAGGAGCGGGACCCAGCGTGCGTGAGTTACACGCACTGCCTCTTGAATTTCAAGGGATTTCTTGCATGCCAAGCCCATCGGGCTGCGCACAAATTGTGGTTGCAGGGGAGGAAGGTCCTGGCTTTGCTGATTCAGAACAGGGTGTCCGAAATTTTCGCGGTGGACATTCACCCGGGAGCGAAAATCGGAAGCGGGATACTGCTGGACCACGCCACCGGGCTCGTGGTGGGAGAGACGGCGGTGATTGGGAACAATGTGTCAATTTTGCACAGTGTGACTTTGGGAGGGACCGGAAAGGCATCTGGGGACCGGCACCCCAAAATTGGGGATGGGGTGCTGATTGGGGCAGGGACCTGTATATTGGGGAACATTAGGATTGGGGAAGGGGCAAAGATTGGGGCTGGGTCTGTGGTGATAAAGGAAGTGCCGGCGAGGACGACGGTGGTTGGAAATCCGGCCAAGTTGCTTGGAGGGAAAAATCCAGTTAAGTTGGACAAGATGCCGAGTTTTACTATGGACCATACTTCCAATATAGCTGAGTGGTATGATTACGTTGTTTAA